AGTGGGTCCAGAGAGGGCCACAAGGATAGTCAGAGGGCTGAAGTACCTCTCTTGGAGTTTTTGAGTCTGGACAAGATAAGGCTCCCCAGAGATCTGATTTTGGCCTTTGAGTGTTTAAAGTGGGTTTATAAGGAAGACAGAACCTTTTTACCAAGGACTGTAGTGATAGGTCAAGGGggcaatggttttaaactgaaaagggagatttagattggatattagagAGAAATTCTTTATTCTGAGCATGGtaaggcactggcacaggctgcccagagaaactgtagatgcctcatccctggaagtgttcaaggccaggttgtaTGGGGCTCTGGTCAGCAGGTAGTGTccatgcccatggcagaggggatGCATTAGGggatctttaaggtcactttcaacccaagccattctgtcaTTTTTAATAGCTGCATAGATAGGCCACCCAGCTACTTTTCAGCAGCAATCAACATTCAGCACATGAGGTCTTGTGCTCTTAATTCTGCACAGGTGTAATGGCAAAATTGGAACATCTGAACCTACTTGAAGACACTGAACGTTCTTAGTCTCTCATTAGAGCTGCATCTTATGAAAACAATGTACCATAGACTCCATATTGCAATagaaaaattaatgcaaaaagGAAGATACCAACTTTTTGAATCATAGTTCAGAAATCACAGCTGGCTCATTTTAATAAGCCTGCAGACCATCTTCCATGCCAACAGGTTTTGTGTGCTAATATTATTTATTGAATTAAATGTTGAATTCTGGTTATTCAGTCTAAATTTTAGAGagcatgtttaaattaattttcagcagttgctccaggtaaGACTATGCTTTAATGAACATCATGTAATTGcacattttatgttttaaaaaatgtggttttacCTTCCATGTGTTGTTGATTAATCTTTCCTTAAGCCTTTTTAAGAAGGAAGAATCTTGGCTATTGTAGGGgctgaatattttcattaaaattaggCTGACCAAGTAGCTAAGCACCTTTCTGTACTGTATTAAACATCTCCCTGTTTTAAATAGTTTGACTCAGGGGAGATCTTACAGGGTTATGGATGAGAAGGTGGTTGTGATCCACTGGCAAGTGGCTTTGGGTAATTTTTGGTACCTTTTTGTGAACCTGCAatgagggcagactgtggccaCTGCAAGGTGCCAGATGCACTGACCTGTAACACACAGGTTGCCACCCACGTCACCTGAAGGTGTCCCAATTAACTGAAATTACAATCCTAATTAAGCAGCTGTCCTTGCCACCAAGTATTAGGTGTAAATTGATTCCTTGGGAAGCATCTTGATTAAGTAGATTTCTAATCAAGCAGTGTACTGTAGAGTTAATGAGGATTTATAGATCATTGTGGTGAATTGCAAAAGCTTCTTCCTTGCCAAAACTAGATTTAAATTTTATCAGAGTCTTTAGGTCTGTGATGGCTGTCATGCTACAATGGATTAGGATTAAGCATGTGTCATGCTACAGAGGAGGGGCTTGGTAATTTTTAGGTTGCCATTGAAATACACATGTGAAAACTTGTTTGAAAGATTTAGTATATATTAGCAGTAGAATTTGTGTGGATCATTACTGCTGAGCAATTCAAGAGCAATTTTAATTACTTAATTGCGCTTTAGGAcatactttaaaattttaaagactATGTCATTATATAGTTCACAGTTTGTGTGGATTCCTGTATTGTtcaataaaaaaatgcaaaaacagATCCAAATATtcaagtaaattaaaaataagagctGAAATTAAGTCACTGTATTTTCTATGTAAAACAGATGCTAGTGAGCCCTACAGGTTTAGCACTCTGATTTGCCTTTACctattgggattttttaattcttagatgtgaaagtatttttttctgtgaattttcaAAATTTGTTAGTAAAATTTACACTGTAACTGCTCTTTAGGCTCTTTTCCagtaatggggaaaaaaatagatttgtcTGTATAGCTAAGTGTTACTGGCAGAAGAAAAGAGGGGAGGTGACAGTGTAGAGGAGAATTTAAATCTGCAGTGATAGTTACTTATCAAAGCAAAACCTGCAAACTTCTTGCTGTTTCTGGACATGGTGGCTAAGAAACCTAAAAGAACATTCAGCTGGCATTGTTAGACACGTATTTTGGAGATACTGCATGGTAGTCAATCTGGAAGCTGCActagatttttttctaaatactaCAGGTCATGAAGGCACAttattttactgtttctttATCTCCATTCCACACATATTTCTTATTAATGAGTTGCATGTGAAGCATGACATCCTGTGACTGATTTCACTGTATAGCTTTTAGAAAATATACAGATGATGGGCAGTATTCTTGTAGGCATTGTGCCAAAGTACTGGTTTAAGATGCAGTAATTTTATTCCTAGAAAATAGTCCATGGTAACAGTTCAGCAAACTAGGGAAATTATTAATTACAGACTATACTTATTCTTCTGAGACATATGAGAAACCTAAATTTTCTACTCTTTTTTAATTAgaattgaagattttttttcagaatggaGATTAGGCAACTGCCAAAGAGGCTAAAGGAGTTACTTAGGGTTTCAGGGTGGAACCCTGCCCTGGCCACAGCAATGTTTAGTGCTCTGAGTACCCTCTCCCCTGTTGCTTCCTTCAACCGTGACACGTCCTAAAACAGCTGCACAAGAGAAAATTACTTTCAGGAAAAGACTGAATTCCGCAATTCTGCCATGTTTCCTCAGGTCAGCTCTTGGGTCACACACACTGTGCCACACATAAGGAAGTGGAGGCATGGCATTATTCCAGGCACTTGCCTGGGAGATCCTACTCACAGCAACCGAGGCATAATGAGTACTGAAGGGTGACTGGAAGGTAAAATCTACCACAGTTGGTAGCTGTGATATACAACCACCTAAAGCACAAGTAGGGTATTTTTGTATTCTGCCTCACATGACAGGTCAGTCATGCACCCCTCACACAATGTGGGTCATGTGGCTCTCAGAAATGTATTCATGCTCCTGTGATTACTGACAATCCCATGTGAAAATTACCGAAAATTCTGCTGCAAACATCGTTTTGGAAAGAAGTCCTTGGAAGGGCAGGGCGGCAGCAGCTCCCCGCGGATCCAGGCTGCCACCGTGTGTCCAATGCTCCAGCACAAATCCCGAGTGTCTCCCTCTGGAGACGAACACAGGACAGCTAAGACTCTGAAAAACTGTTTGCCAGTATGACACCGTAACTATGCgctctgctttccttcttcttggTCTTTATTCTGTGGGAGTGGTGGATCATGCTTCTGACTAGGAAAAGACTCGGAATCATAGGGAAGCACAGATACCACAGCGTATCACTGAAATGCTGCACAAACCAGAACTCAATTTTCTTAAGGGCTTTTCTACTGGTGCTTTTATCATTAGGTCTGCCAGCTTTGTGAAGTGTAATgagtattttttgcagtttgtCAGAAATCTGATATGGTGTTACTCTGTACAGAAGGGGGAAGtgaagcaaaaggaaattaaagacATCAATTGCCAAGAATAATCAACTAATTTAGGTACTGAATTTGTGAAATCTGATTTATCCCCTTTTAACCCACTTACTCGGATATCACTTTACATATTCAAGGCATCAATGCTTgccaccagctgctgctctgaatgCTCCAATTCTACTGATGAGTTTTGAGATGCTTCTCAAGAACCCAAAAAAGGGCTCACCCATGTGAGTAATGAGTAGTATATGGTAATACAGATTTATAGAAACTTGTATCCAAGTGATCTGCTCATCATTTCACTAGGAGTCTGTCAGAGGGCAGCACTGCCTGGCACTGAGGACATGCTGTATTTCTTACAACAGTTATTGCTTACTGGCAGACCTATTTCTGCTACCAGTGCAGCAAGGTTGCTGCAGATCCCTTCATCTACACACAAGTTGAAAGGAGAACTGACCAGGGAATGTGATTCTCAGGATTAACTGCTCTAGAATCAAATGCTTTAAAATTCAGTTTACTGTCTAGTTACGTCTATCCGGAAGAGCCTTCCTCTTCAAATTAAAGCTTTTGGTatgctgcttttccttcaaaaattcTACATAGTTTTGTTACCAAAATAAACAGCAATGTACTCAGAAAGACTCTTAAGTCTTGGTGGAGAAAAACTGTATCTGTAGGACTGCATTTTCAGAAGACACAAAATGATTTgagtattaattatttttcatttgaagttGAAGATAGGACTCTGTCATGGTGCTGAGCTCTTGTCTCACAGATACATCCCATGATATTAAAGACATACTGTACTGTACATGTAAGTTTCTGTAGGAGGTAGGTACCTAACCAGCCACATGTAATTACCTAAAATTAACTGAAAACTCCTAATTAATAGTACTTTCCTGCACCTGTGTTAGAAGTCACATGACATTCAGAAGCAGAAGTTAGAGGGAACACACAAATTCAGAGAGCAAGATAAGCAAATCTTCCACAGCATCATCCATAAGCTGCTGAATTCCTCAATTCAGTTTTCTGCTAGTTTTCTTCAAGTCAATCCcctacaaagaaaacaaaaaaaaacccccaaaaaaacccccaaaaaaccaaaaaaaaaccaacaaaacaacaaaaaaaaccaaaaccaaacaaaaaaaaaacacaaaaaaaccccccaaaacccccccaaaccaataaaaccaaaacaacaacaacaaaaattgaCTTCAACTAATCAGTTTTCCATGTCAAAAAattcctgtgctgcaggaagtCCAGACCAGTAACAACTTACTCAAGGAAATTAGATAATAAGTTAATACCACTGCTTCACCTCTCATAGCCCACTGTCCACGGAAAATATCCCAACATGCACAGGCTCAGTGAAGAGGTAACTGTAATGGAGAAACCAGATGTTTGTGGGAAAAGCACATATTAATATTAAATGCTCTTAAGATCTTTTCACATGCCTGAGATATTAAAAGTGCCTACACTAGTAGATTTTTGATGAGCAGGGAACAGCTGAAGCCCTCATTGTTTAATGCATAGAACACtacatgtattttaattttggcAGTTTTATTGTTTTGTGAGATCTTAAATGGATTAGATAAGAAATTAAAAGTTGTACAAGTCAGACGTTGCAGCTTCCCAGTATGAATAGAAAACTGTTATATAATAGAAAAAGGAAGACAAGAGCTTCTCTGTAGTGGAGGGAAAATTTACACCAACTTGCTTAGGTTTTTCATCTCACAGTGCACATTAGGAATGAGTCATCCAAGGGTTAAATGGAAAAGGTCCTTACAGTAAAGGGATGTATTGTGTCCTGAGAGGATAACAGTAAGGCATAGCCAATTGCCAATCTACCAACAAAATCTGGAATTTAAATGCATGATCAGAATATGTACTAGTGCTTTTTCTTAACACCCAGACAAATTAGATACCTGAAAGACTCTTAGATTCATAAAGGAGTAAAAGTGGATTGGGCTAAGGAAGTTGGAgctattaaatttttttttttgagtttgcCCCAGTAGTTTCAAACTGCTTGGCAAGGAAATGTGATAGAAGACTATGCTTAAGTACCCTTTGTCTTTGTCTGAAGGGTCCAGCAAGGTGAAGGCCATTGCTCTGGTTCTGCAGTGTTTGGTTCAATACAATGATCTTCTCTCAGCTCAGACTCATGTTTGCATTCTGCTGATTCTTGGTCTTTGCAGACTGCAGGCGGAATCTGTACAGCAGACGGAATCTGTACAGCAGACATGATATCTCTTTCGTaggcatttatttctttttcagcaaCAGAGTCTCCTTGACTCAAATTATTAGATCTTTCAGATAAGCCAATATAGTCATGGTCAAAAACTACTGCACCTTGTAGAATGTAATGGTTGCCTGTAAAAGAAAGCAGCCATTAGGTGAGATCTCTGAAGCCATACTTGAAAGGTTACTGAGGTACTAACTTAATTCTCAAAACAATTTCCAAAAGAGGACAAGAATGTTTGAGTGACAGCAAACTGATTATGTGAATTTCCCAGTTTCACTGAGGATGAAATGTCTGGCATCAAACATCAAAAGTTTGTTACATCCACAAAATAACGCCTGTGATGATCCACATTTAgagcttttctttcctaggtCAGTGATTAGCTTGATGTCTATCTCAGCCACCTACTGAACAAATGCTTCAATACAGCTACTAGCTTGAATAAATGGATATGTAGATTCTTTCATTTTGTGTGTGCACATGGATAAATGTGGTTTCTTCATGCTCTTGCTGGGGAATCTTAGTTCAACACACAACAGGCTTTCCTCAAACcatgaaaagtttaaaaagtaaGTAAAGTAGgcaagtaaaaaaacccaaacaaaacaaataaccaAAATCTATCCCAGCCAAGACCAAGAAAGTTACTTCCTGAAAAAGGGAATTCTACATTTATGCACTGCTTCTGCAGTATTCAGTGGTAAACATATTAGGCTCTAATACTACAGAGACCactattttcacatttttatacAGTGACACAATTTACCAAAAGTGATTGTAATAGCTGTTCACTATCTACATGCTTGATACATGTGTGACTTCCTCCTCATACATCAGCAATTTAATGAGGAATCAGGAGGCACAGAGTGATTGTCCAAAAAAAATAGAGGCCTCCTGACATGACATCAGTATCTTATTACAAAATCCATAACTGATGACTGACAAATATTTCAACTTGTTACATGAAATTCCATATTTAGTTTCAGCTTTTCAAATTTCTCAGCTTGAAGAGGTGGTGGATGAAATTACCATCTCAACATAGTTTATCTATTTACAAGAACCAAAGTTTGATCACATGTGCCAATAATGTGGGAATTGTTCTGCTCTTCAAGAACTCTGAAGTAAAAAGCAGCTTGTTCTATGAGAGAAGTCTTCCATATActaagtatttaatttttttaaaatgcctctGGTGACTCAAAGACAGCATgagcagaaaagaaacagctgcCACTGTTTGGTTTACAAAAGGGCATGCTGAATATGTAAGACAAAGAGCAGAAATTGGTAATACACATCTTTGGAAATTTCTAACCATCCTACCACAGAGTATGACAATTCTATTTATTTTGGTAAGAGAAATGCTGACTTCTTTAATAGGacaattaaaataaactatTCCAAAATCAGTTCCCTGATGTAGTCTTTCTGTTTTAAGGAGTTAGAAGACACTCCAatgttgtaaaaaaaaaaaaaaaaaagtttccattGCATAAGCAAAATTAATGTGAATTCTGCCTACACCAAAATAGTCAGAAAACGCTCCTTGAATACCAGTCAGCCTGCTTATATTTTTAGCATGTTCTTATACTTCTATCAGCCAGCACAAATAGATCCAACCCAGTGATTAGAAGTAACTTTAATAGAGGCTATTTATAAAAAGACTTTGCTCATTATTCATGAGCTCTGTTCCATGCTTTGCATAGTTTGACATCACTCACACTCACTATTCTCCTTACTTAGCTACTCAGCTATTACGTTAGTGTGTGTGCTAATAAAACTCCCACTGGTTTTCATTCTAATAACCTCACACCACAACAgagaagttaaaaaaacaaaacaaaaacccagctctttttacatatattaaaatacaaactTAAAGACAATTATATACACCTTTTTCACTGGACCCTCTTATATATGGCTTGAGGTGAGACATCTTGATGGGTCTTTTCAGCCTGGATCCTGTGGAATCTCTTAATATTGCACAGCCATTTTCCGTGATGTAATCTATGATACAAGGACCAATCCATTCCGACTGGAAACGACCATCTTTCCACCAGTTTTTTCTTTGCCTGAGGACTTCATGACCAACTTTAAGTTGAAGGGTATTTAACTGTTTTGACTTCCTTTTGACTGTGATTTTGGTTCTGATATTTTGTTCATCTGAAGTTTTTTTATCTGcctacagaaagaaaaatgtgaattacttttttttttttttcctaaaagtaATTATGCGGTTTTGTAGTATTGGTTAACAGTGCTTAAGCATGACATTGAGTGGTTTTAGATGTGTGACAAATGATAAAGGAATTGCTTTTATCTGCATAATTCACTACTCCATAGGCAATAGTTTTCAACTTCTCTATTCTGCTCTCTAAGTGAGACATAATAAACTTCTGACAATAAGTCTCTTTTAAGGTCACTCCCTCCAAATATACATGTGTTACACTGAAATTAAGGGATCACAGGGGAAGGGAAACAAACTGAAAACCACCATTCAAACCtccacattattttaaaaggttaGTTATACTTTATGCCTCAGACCTTTTCATCCTTCAGTCTTCTTACTAGTAAAGTTCAAATGCATAACATTTACCTGGCAACCTGAGATTTTGTCTTCTTCCAGTACTTGACTGAGTTTTTTAGTTGCTTCAAATATTTTGGCAAAACTATTGTATTCTCCTTCCACACGTATGTTCATGGGCTCAACAACACGTGGGTTACGGTTGAACATTTGGAAATATGGGGTGTTTTGATCTGGCTCCTATTTATATGGGGACCAAAAGCAAGCAAATTTAGCATTCAGCTTTGTTGACATTTTGGAGGACTTCAGTCAAAAGAAGAAGAATCTTCACATACCAGATTTGTCAAATTGAAAGCATAGGCTATAGCACATAAATGTTCATCCCAATCATTTGGATGGTCCATGCAATACTTGTTAAGGAAAGTTTTTATTGTCTTGGACATTCTTTCATTTATACCATGTGTCTGAGGATAAGACAATACAATTTGCTTCATTCCAAACAGTGCAAACAGTTCTTCATTTAtcttcaaaagaagaaaaacacaattaGTGAACATTTCTCCTGTTTTGTATCCAATTGCAAGTAAAAAACCTCAGATTTCCACACTTTTGGCTGACGTGATGGTGACTGGGAAAAGTCTTACATACATATTGGCACAGAACACACCAGGACTGTGAATGAGAGCTAAAGCATTAAGCAGGGCTTAAAGCCAGTGATTGATGGTTGCTAACCACATTTTTGTCACTTAACTCGATCTGTCATTACCTCCATTTCACAATCTGATGACTTCATCTTCTCTTAGAGGAACAGTGTGGTAAGTCCTTCATAATCACTATAAGCCAATGTCAAAAATATCCTTAGCTATTGCTATACTGCGCAATATGGATGAATAACATACATCAAAATGCAGTGTACAAATTTATGCCAATCCAAGTGAGTGACAAAACCTGCACTATGACTGCCAGGAAATAATTGTACTTTGCTCTTTTTACAAAGAATAAAGTCCTGGGAAACATTGCATAGCATTACAATTGCAAATAATTGGTTTGACATTTTTGTATTGCGCAAACATCTTTACTTTTTCAATTAATGAAGAAAGTACTAAA
Above is a window of Lonchura striata isolate bLonStr1 chromosome Z, bLonStr1.mat, whole genome shotgun sequence DNA encoding:
- the GIN1 gene encoding gypsy retrotransposon integrase-like protein 1 isoform X2 — protein: MVRSGKSGGLHLKQIAYYKRTGEYHPTTLSSERSGIRRAAKKFVFKENKLFYVGKDRKQMRLVIVSDEEKKKVLEKCHKNAAGTHHGISRTLTLVESNYYWTSVTNDVKHWINEELFALFGMKQIVLSYPQTHGINERMSKTIKTFLNKYCMDHPNDWDEHLCAIAYAFNLTNLEPDQNTPYFQMFNRNPRVVEPMNIRVEGEYNSFAKIFEATKKLSQVLEEDKISGCQADKKTSDEQNIRTKITVKRKSKQLNTLQLKVGHEVLRQRKNWWKDGRFQSEWIGPCIIDYITENGCAILRDSTGSRLKRPIKMSHLKPYIRGSSEKGNHYILQGAVVFDHDYIGLSERSNNLSQGDSVAEKEINAYERDIMSAVQIPSAVQIPPAVCKDQESAECKHESELREDHCIEPNTAEPEQWPSPCWTLQTKTKGT
- the GIN1 gene encoding gypsy retrotransposon integrase-like protein 1 isoform X1, with the translated sequence MVRSGKSGGLHLKQIAYYKRTGEYHPTTLSSERSGIRRAAKKFVFKDEEKKKVLEKCHKNAAGTHHGISRTLTLVESNYYWTSVTNDVKHWVHACQHCQMAKNIATRVPKIHPIKAEDPWTAVTIELMGPFNVTNRSHKYIIIMTDLFTRWTVILPLHDTSAAEIAKAIINVFFLYGPPQKMPIDQGKELVYQINEELFALFGMKQIVLSYPQTHGINERMSKTIKTFLNKYCMDHPNDWDEHLCAIAYAFNLTNLEPDQNTPYFQMFNRNPRVVEPMNIRVEGEYNSFAKIFEATKKLSQVLEEDKISGCQADKKTSDEQNIRTKITVKRKSKQLNTLQLKVGHEVLRQRKNWWKDGRFQSEWIGPCIIDYITENGCAILRDSTGSRLKRPIKMSHLKPYIRGSSEKGNHYILQGAVVFDHDYIGLSERSNNLSQGDSVAEKEINAYERDIMSAVQIPSAVQIPPAVCKDQESAECKHESELREDHCIEPNTAEPEQWPSPCWTLQTKTKGT
- the GIN1 gene encoding gypsy retrotransposon integrase-like protein 1 isoform X3: MVRSGKSGGLHLKQIAYYKRTGEYHPTTLSSERSGIRRAAKKFVFKENKLFYVGKDRKQMRLVIVSDEEKKKVLEKCHKNAAGTHHGISRTLTLVESNYYWTSVTNDVKHWVHACQHCQMAKNIATRVPKIHPIKAEDPWTAVTIELMGPFNVTNRSHKYIIIMTDLFTRWTVILPLHDTSAAEIAKAIINVFFLYGPPQKMPIDQGKELVYQINEELFALFGMKQIVLSYPQTHGINERMSKTIKTFLNKYCMDHPNDWDEHLCAIAYAFNLTNLEPDQNTPYFQMFNRNPRVVEPMNIRVEGEYNSFAKIFEATKKLSQVLEEDKISGCQADKKTSDEQNIRTKITVKRKSKQLNTLQLKVGHEVLRQRKNWWKDGRFQSEWIGPCIIDYITENGCAILRDSTGSRLKRPIKMSHLKPYIRGSSEKGNHYILQGAVVFDHDYIGLSERSNNLSQGDSVAEKEINAYERDIMSAVQIPSAVQIPPAVCKDQESAECKHESELREDHCIEPNTAEPEQWPSPCWTLQTKTKGT